Genomic window (Melioribacteraceae bacterium):
TTTCTAAATTCCAGCCAATGCCTTCTGATTTGAAATATTCATTTAACTCATTCTCAAACTTTTCGTAATTGTGCGAATTTAGTGATTGAGCGATTTGTTCAACAATATCATAAACTTTATACCACTCACAATTGTCAATCAAATATCTAACTTCGTTATCAATGTTTGGATATTCTGACCAATTATTTTCATCAGCACGTTTTCGTAAAACTTGACAAAAAATTGCCCTAAGAGAGCTAGGAGTAAATCCGATTTCGTAAAATAAATCTACTAATACACCTCTGAGTTCAAATGGCGCCTCTTCTCTGATTTTAATTTCTATTTCTTGTGGAATGAAACCTTTTCTTTTTGAAAATGAATCTGACATATATTAACTCCGAGCGTATAACGGCGTTGCAATTAAAGCGCCGCCCAAAACTACAATGCCACAATTGCAAACTACCTTTTTGTTTTAAATCTATTTTGTTAACTAAATCCAACTTACACAACAAACTTATTTCGAAAACGAATGCCGATAACCACATCAAACGACCGCATCGAAGATAGCGGTCGCTTTGAATTGCGGGTTAGGCCATAGAAAATATTTATTAAACAGTATTCGTCTGTTTTTGTACTTTTTCAACAGAATCAATAATCTTATTTGTTAATTCTTCTGAAGGTTTCCATTCATCTGGAGTCTTTAGAGCTTGAATCCTTTCAGCATCTGCCCAAATCATCCATATAAGTAAAGAAGAATTCATCTCAAAATCACCACGTACTCCAGGCTGGAAATTCTTTAATTTACCAGATAGCAAATTTGTCACACCTATCGTTTTATTAAGTTCAAGAACGCGATTTCTAACTTGAGGTTCATTAAATGTGCAAGCACTAACATTATGTGCAAAATCGTTTCTAATTTTTCTAATGAGGTGCAAAGCTTTAGCAAAATTTGGAGGAAGTAAGCCAATTCGAAATGCCAAATCTATTTTAGCACTAAAATTTGATAATGGTGCATATGCGCTGTCGAACAATGGATCATCAGTTGAATTAAGTTGAACTAAGTAATTTCTAAGAACTGATTCAAGAGCTTGATCAAGTATTGAAGAAGTTATTATAACCGTAGCTCTATCAGATTCACCTTCAATTTGATTCTTAAAAAAAGTATCCCAATATGACTGTGTGCTTTTTTCTGAAATCATAATAACTCCTTAACAATTGGCCTAACGGCGTGGCTTTTCACCCGTCCGCCCCGAACAGCAATGACGAAACGAAGAACCACTGCCAATATTTTTTAACTAATTTGTTTATTAGAACAAACTTCATCTATACGCTTACTTTGATAACCAAACCCAATAATTTCTCCAATGCCGCTTTGAAAAGAAGCGGTCGGGTGCAAGAGCTGGTTAGCTTTACTTTTGACGTAAACGCAAAACTTTTTCGCTTGTTTCTTTATGTATTGATTCTTTTATTAACAAAAAATTATTCTTATAATAAAAAGATTTACCAATAATATTCTTGTCAAAAACTTCAACTTCTAATTTGCCAACTAATTTTTCAGAATACTCTATTAGTAGTTTACCAATATTTTTGCGTTGATAAAGAGGAGAAACAAATAATCCTCCAACCTCGTTTCCAATTAATGATATAAAACCTACTACAATATTATCATACAAATAAACAAATGTTTTCGTATTTGGGATATATACATCTATCAAATTATTCTGCTCGATTCTAATAAATTCTTCCGTTAGGAAATTATGCGCAATCAATACTGAGCTATGCCATACTTCAATAACATATTTTAAATCTGTTTCATGGTATTCTCTTATCATAATATACCTTACGGTTTTTGTAAAGCTAACGGCGTTGCGTTTAGCCCGCCGCCCAACACAACCACGACGGTTTGAAATACACAACTTTATTAATTAATCTATTTATAAGTTCAACACACTTTTAAGAGATACCGACTTTGAAAGCCAAACCCAATAACTTTTCACTACGACTGTGTCGAGGACGCGGTCGGGCTGAGACGCGGGTTAGGTGCAATATTTGAAACTATTATTTAGGATTCATTTAGTATCTTTTTTTTATTTATCCAAGCAAGAAATAAAAATACCTTACTAATTATATAAAATATAATTACAAACAAGATGAAAGAATAAAAAAGCCAACCAGCAAATCTTTCCCATTTTGGCTGGATCGAACCATACTTACCGATAAATAATTGCTTCTCTTCGTTCTGAAATTCTCTAAGCTTACTAATTGAACCTTTATCTTTACTATTATACAGAGCAATACCACAGTAGGGACAATTAACAATTTTTTCACTTATTAACCAATCAACGTTTATATTCATTACTTCATTTTTTGAAAGTTGATTTTTACATCCACTGCAATAGAAAGGACTTTTCTCTTTTGACAGCTCTTGATACCACAAGTTATATTTTTCTTGTGAGGGGTCATTATTGTTTATGACTAACATTAACAATAAAGATAGCAGAACTCCACTAATGTAAACCACAGTGATAACTTTATATATTTTTAATTTCACTTTGCACCTAACGATGTTGCCGCTAAGCCGCCGCCCAGAACAGCAATGCTTAACTAACAACGAATGTTATTAATTTGTAGCCGCCAGTATATTTCACAACACTGGCGGCGACCCAGCTTACGATTACAAACTACTTAGAACAAAATGCTGAACGAAAAAGGTAACCTTAAAACTGCACAACACTCAAATCGTTTCAGCGGGCGGACTTGAGCGGCTGGTTAGTTTACGTCATCACGAAATCTGTTTTCTAATGGGTCTAATATAAATTTCTGGTACATTCCCAAAATGTTATTGATTTCATTAGATACGGTTTCAATATCTTTCAAATCACATTCAAGTGTCTTCCATTTCGTTTCTCCTTTAATTCTTTTTTCATTCCAGTTTAATTGTTTGAACGAAATAAAAGAATAGAAGAACCTAATTTTTGTTTTAGAAAAAACGAAAAGTAATAACAAACCGTTATATTCCAAGTTTTCGTACTTTGGATAACCGATAATCTCAATTGCCTTGTAAGGCACTTCTTGTGTGATTTCAATGCCAACAATAACTTCTCTATACTTTTTAATTTTTCTTCGTTCTCCACCCGTAAGTGCCGTCATAGCATCAAATGGATCTGCTATATAATATGCTTCTTGTTCTCTTTTAACTTCGGCGAAATACTTAGCATCATTTTCTTCTAGCCAATCTCCTATTTGATTTAAACCTTTGAAAAACGAGCCATATTCTTCTAAAAACGTTGATTTGATATCATACAGATTGCTTAACTCTGAATTTAATTTATAGTCGATGATTTGGTTCTTAATATGTTCAAGGCGGGATATTAGTTCATCTTCGGTGCAATATTTAGCAGCTTCCTTTTTTACAAAGTCTAAAATATCTGGGGTTGTTTCTTTCTCATCATCTTTAATATCGTCATTCTTAACTTTATCGGCCATAAAATCATCAACTTTTTTGCGATAAGCCTCTGAAACAGCTCCAAATTTTTCTGTATTTGTTGCTTGCACTAAAAAATAAGGAGTTTGATATGTGTTATTTTCGAAATCATCAGAAATATAATCGATTATATCCTTATATCTAATGATAGCATTGGCATTTGTAGTTAAAGAATGTAAAAAACTACTTGTAAACAGACTTATTTTGTCACTGGCAACCGATGATTGATTGCTAAGAGATGAAAACATGAAATAACAATTATTAAATTTCTTGTTCGAATCATCTATATATTTTTTAAATGCTTGCGGATCTTTTACATATTGAACACCAGCATTACATGCGTCAACAACTTTAATAACAAGTTGTGGATTTGTTGATTTTAACCAACTATCTAATTCTGAGTTTTCTAAAGAAGTTTGTTTGGGTTGGGTATCTTTATAATCGCTCAGAATAAAATGAAATTCTTTGCCATCGAAATTACCATGCCCACTGAAATAAAAGAATACTTCCTCTATATCTTGTTCTTTGAATTTTTCAATAAAATCTGTTATTCTTTCCTTCAATTTTACACTAGATAACTTTTCAGAAATTTTTAATAACTCTTCATAATTACCAGTCTCGTGCAATGCTTCATATATATAATCAACATCATTTTGAGGAGCGGTTAAATTATACGACACATTGTCATGTTCACTTATTCCAACGACTATTGCGATTTTCATTAATAACTCCTAGTAAACTAACGGCGTTGCGTTTAGCCCGCCGCCCAACACTACAATGCAACAAACTTTACACAACTATATTTTTAAAATCAGTTTTTTATTACAATTACACTTTAATGAACAACTTACATTGAAAAACCAAACCCGACCAACCAAACGACCGGTTCGCCAGAAGCGGTCGGGCTGAAACGCTGGTTATGTGGTTTTGGGTAATACCTCCTTTTCTACATATTCAATACCTTTCGGAGATATTCGACATACTCGAGTCTTTTCATTGTATTCAATAAGCCGATCTTTATGTAACTTTCTTAATACATCTCTTCTATATACTGTAGAATTTGAATGTTCCAGATATTGGATTAGTTTAGTTTCATCTAATTCATTTTGGGAATGATATAGCAGCAATAAAGTAGATTCTTTCATAGTCAAATCTGTTTGTAAAATTCTAAGGTTACCTTCAACTTCCCAAATAATTGGTGAAAGAATCTCAATAATTTTTTCAACTGTTTGTTGTGCAATCTCAATTTCAACATTATGGAATATTCTAATAAGTTCAGACAAGAGCCATTTGGTCATATACACAACAGCAATTGCATCCATTTGATTGGGATTAATATCACCGCCAGCATGACCAACACCTCTATTGTTTCTAATCTCATAAAGTGCTATAAGCATTCTTGGAATCTGAATTCTAATAGAACGAGAAAATGTATTAGGTGCTTGTTCTAAATTTCTACACGCATCAACAAAATTACGAGGTTTTGAAGACGTATCAGGAATATGTCCATCAACATGACCACGAATTATTGTATAAATAATCTCACACATCTTGCCACCATTCAATTCAGAGGGCTCCCATCTTTGCTCTCTATAATTTCTCAGAACCTCATTAAACGAATTAAATAATTCATCTTTTATTTTCGGTGGAAGATTATTTAATATTTCCTCAGGTTTCATTTATTTTTCACCTTTTCTTTACGAGGTAAATCATGTTCAACTAAATTCTCACCAATAGGAGTTACTAGAAGATTTTCTCCCTCTTTTGTATCTAGCCAACCCTCAGATCCAGCTTGATGCAACATATTCTTAAAGTCTTTGGGGACTTTCCAATCTACATCTTTATAACAAGTATAAATGTGATTAATATTCACATTCTGTTTTTCAAGTGTTTTGGTTAAATAGTAAATGCAGACAACTATTTTTTCTTTATGATTAGAAGGTTTTTTATCATTAACAAAGTCTCTTAGTGACTTTTTGTTTTTTGGTTTTAGTATCATATCCTTTATGATACTATAGGATGCTTTTACTTTACTTTGCTTTTTGGGCTTATTGTTCTTTGCTGCGCGTTTTTTCTTTTCAATAGTAGGTTCAAAAAATGACGCATTTGAGTCATTAAAATATTTAGATATTATCCACTCAATAATTCTTTTTTTACCATCTTGTTCGCTGACTTTACTGAGAGTATCGTCAACAATTTTAAGTGCATCAATTTCAGAAATATTAGGATTACTCATTTATACCTCCGATTTTATTAAACCACATAACGGCGTTGTTTTTAAGCCGCCGCCCAAAACAGCAATGCAGCTTTGAAAAGCCAATGCCAATAATTTATTATAAACATTGTTTACTTTACTACATTCAAAGAGCAACTAACTTTTGCAACGCTATTTTATAACCATGCAAATGCCGCAACGTTTAAAGCGGTCGGCTTGGAAAACGGGTTATATGCGTTTTATTATTATTCAATCTGTAACTTTCTCATAACGATCTTTATTCAACCATTTTAAAAATGTTGGTTCCTCCTTAAGGGATGAAATCAAGAATAGTTTATTTCTAGTTCTTGTAATTGCTACGAGAAAATTGCAAATGTCTTGATCGGTAACATTTGTATCTTTTATGAAATAACGATCATCGAAATGTGTAATAAAAACAATATCAGCAGCTAACCCTTTTGAACTTTGGATTGTCGTAGACTTAATAGGAATTTTTCGTAATGCAGGATCTCCGGTTCTTATATTGTTATTATCAATTTGTTTGTATAGATATTCTTTTATAACTGAATAAGAACTAATATCAAGTGTAGAAGTTGCCTTATCAAAATCATCTTTATTAATAGGCTTATCTTCTTTAATATATTTGAGAACTTTATATATACAATTGATCTTGTCCCTATACTCTTTCGTAAGAAACTCTTTGATTGGTTTATCAGGTTGAGCATCAGTTCCCTTTATCAAAGAAATAAAGTCTTCTTCTGGTAGAATAAATTTGGTTACAATCCTCCAACCAAGATTGTCATTCTTGTTTTCTATTAATAATTTGAATCCATCTAGTATGTTGATATCATCATCGTCCTTGATAACGAAATCAATATTCTGAAACCCTTTTGCGATCAGGCTATCAGCAATATTATGTGATTGCTTTTTATATGGCGAGATTATCAATGCTGAAAAACTTTTTCTTTCTTGCTTGACTAGTTCTTTTATACTCTTTTCAATAAACCAAGGAATTTGTTTATCAAATACTTGTGCATATGATATTTTAGGATGTAATTCACAAATCTTATTCTTCTTTTCATCATTGAAATATTTGTATTCCTTTTCAATACGTCCGTTTAATAATCCGTGCTTTTTAGCTTCATTAATAACATCATTTGTAGCTTCAACAACTACATTTGTGCAACGAGAACAATATGGAAGTGTAAATGCTTCATATTCTGGTATTACTCCGCTATATCTTTCTCGAATGTATTTTGTTTTTGCGCTCTTAAATACATAAAGTGCTTGGTCATCATCACCAGCCAACAAAATTGGACTTTTCTCAGATAATAGGTCAATAAGTGAAACTTCCAATAAATTAAAATCTTGGAATTCATCAATTAATATTTGTTCGTAAATAGGAACTTTTTCTTTATATTTTTCAAAATATTTAACAATTGCAAAAATGATCGATGCATAGCCGTAATAATTATAATAGTCACGCCTTTTTTTGAAAAATTTAAGATGATCATTATCATCATCTCTTTCGTGAAATAATTTACTGGAATCTATCTCTACATTGAGTAGAATCTTGGCATCTTCTTTAACAATTCTGGAAAATTTGTGAAATACATTAATTTCGGAATTTGAGAGCTTAGCAAGCATTCCCCTTGCATAACTATGAAGTGTTCTAACATCGGACATTCCATATAATTCAAGAGATAAATCTTCAACTAAGGAATTAACAAAAGTAAGAGTTAGCGTATTTGATTTGTTTTTTAGAATTTCTTTAAAAAGAAAAGTTTTCCCAGTCCCAGGACCGGCTACGACAACTTTTTTTGATGAGGTTGATATTAGAATTTTATTTACAGATTCACTTCGTTCTTTATCAGATTTTTCATATTTATTTTCTTCAGACATTCATTTACCTATTTATTCACTAAGCATATAACGGCGTTGCGCTTAGCCCGCCGCCCAACACAACAATGACGGTTTGAAATGTACAACTTTATTTATTAATCTATGTATTAGTACAATCACACTTTTAAGAACAACTTACTTTGAAAAGCTAAACCCAATTACTTTTCACTACGACCGGTTCGAACTTGTCCGCCGCTGGCGGAGACGCGGTCGGGCTGAAGTGCGGGTTATATGGTTACAGAGCTTGGACATATACAATTTTATTATTATTCTTTAATCCGTTGATAAATGATTCTGATTTATTTTTCGGGATGGATATTATAAGCTCATTTGCATCTTTTTCAAATTCATAATTATTTTTGCCAAATACTTCAGTTAGCAAATTTATTTCCTCTTGAGGATTTGTTTTGAAATTATACTTGAGATTCAATTGATATTTCTTTGGTTGGGAATAGCCGATTTGTTTTTTGTTACTATTCTTTTGTACTTCATGATAATCTTTATACATATTTTTAGTGATGATAATTTCATACGAAACAAGATTTTGGCTTTTCAACAATTTATCAATTTGTTCTGAATTAGGCTTATCATCAATATGCATTGATATTTTCCCATAGTTGAATTGGATTCTTTCTAGCTTCAAATCTGTAATATTTTCTATTCCGGAAACGTTTGAATATGCATTATATAATATATCGGAAGCGTCTGGTAAACTGCATTCCTTCGTAAAGAGAATATTATAATTTTGTTTTGCCTCTTGGCACAATAGAGTTGTAGATAATGAAATAAAAAGTAATGTTGTTACTATCATCCTTACCATTTTAACCCTCCCTTGATTTTTAACCATATAACGGCGTTGCGTTTAAGCGGACGCCACAAGGTTTACGCTACCTACACAACGATTTACTGTTTATGTTATTTAATTACTTTTCTTTTCTCTTTGCAACAATGTTCAACTGCAAATACCACGACCGGCCTCAGCGTTCCGCTTGAGACGCATGTTATACAAAGTGATTATAATACTTTCGCTTCAACAGATTTGGCTATAAGATAATTTAAAAAAGCCGAGCAACTAACTAACATAAACTTAGCTTCATCATAAGTAACTTTAGACTGTTCAAGTAATGAGTGCCTTATTCCACCTTCATCACTCGTATAACCATATAAATTCAGAAATGAAGTCTTTAGTGCACCGTGTATATTTACTTTTTCATCTAATATTTTTAATGCACCAGATAAACCTTGAGAATCTTCATTTGAGATGATCTTTGCAATCGATTCAATAGCACTTATTGATTCCTTGATCGAATTTCTGAAATCTGGTTCTGGTTTTTTACTTAAATGTTCTATAGCAGTTGTAATATGATCAAAGGGACCTTTAAGTCTATATTTTGTAGTTAATTCTAAAGTTTTATTAACCTCACTAATTTCTACAGGACTAGAAATTGGGGCCAATGATTCACCAATAAATCTATAGCCAGAATTATCTCTTTCAAGAATATAATTCCACATCTCACATTGTTGTCGTGTTTTACTAGAGTATTTTTCTTCAATAATTAAATTGTGATGCGTTACCAAGAATTCAATCAAGTCATAGACTTCATACCAGTTGAGACCAAAGAAATATTTTTTTAACCATTCACGTTTAGCATAATCTTCATATGGGAGTTCGTCTAGTGGAGTTTTTCTAAAATGATAAGCAATTGTTTTAACACAATTATGGATATGCTTAGAATAATAAACAGTGAGAATTGTATTCCATATTGAATTACGTAATGAATCATCCATTGAATCAGTTTGAATGAAATCATTAAAATTCTTAAATCCTTGTCTTTCCGAAAATTTCATCATAATCTTTGTATAACGGCGTTGCGCTTAGCCCGCCGCCCAACACAACCACGACGGTTTGAAAAGCTCAACTTTATTTATTAATCTGTTTTTTATTACAATCACGCTTTATAAAGCAACCAACTTTGAAAAACTAAACCCAATAAATTTTCACTACGACCGTGTCAAAGACGCGGTCGGGCTGAAGTGCGGGTTAGTTGCCTTTTATTTTAGATACATCATTTTCTTTACTGAACTATAGGAATTACCTACTATAATTCTATAAATATAAAAACCACTTGAAATATTATGCGCGGTATATGTTACTGAATATTTCCCTCTCTTCTGCCGCTCATTAACTAGAACAGCAACTTCTTCTCCAAGAGTATTATAGATATTTAATTTTACGAAATCCTCTTCTTTTATTGAATATGAAATATTTGTTGTTGGATTAAAAGGATTAGGATAGTTTTGGCTCAACTCGAAGGAATATGGTAGTTCTTTTTTGACAGATGTAAGTATTTGCTTCGCTGAAGCAATGAAATTCGTAAGATTCATATATTGAGGTAGATCATTATAATTGACGTTTTCAATCAACCCAATAACTGTATCGTTTTTAACTTTCATATAATATTCACCACAACCGGATA
Coding sequences:
- a CDS encoding DUF4145 domain-containing protein, with the translated sequence MISEKSTQSYWDTFFKNQIEGESDRATVIITSSILDQALESVLRNYLVQLNSTDDPLFDSAYAPLSNFSAKIDLAFRIGLLPPNFAKALHLIRKIRNDFAHNVSACTFNEPQVRNRVLELNKTIGVTNLLSGKLKNFQPGVRGDFEMNSSLLIWMIWADAERIQALKTPDEWKPSEELTNKIIDSVEKVQKQTNTV
- a CDS encoding ATP-dependent helicase, whose translation is MSEENKYEKSDKERSESVNKILISTSSKKVVVAGPGTGKTFLFKEILKNKSNTLTLTFVNSLVEDLSLELYGMSDVRTLHSYARGMLAKLSNSEINVFHKFSRIVKEDAKILLNVEIDSSKLFHERDDDNDHLKFFKKRRDYYNYYGYASIIFAIVKYFEKYKEKVPIYEQILIDEFQDFNLLEVSLIDLLSEKSPILLAGDDDQALYVFKSAKTKYIRERYSGVIPEYEAFTLPYCSRCTNVVVEATNDVINEAKKHGLLNGRIEKEYKYFNDEKKNKICELHPKISYAQVFDKQIPWFIEKSIKELVKQERKSFSALIISPYKKQSHNIADSLIAKGFQNIDFVIKDDDDINILDGFKLLIENKNDNLGWRIVTKFILPEEDFISLIKGTDAQPDKPIKEFLTKEYRDKINCIYKVLKYIKEDKPINKDDFDKATSTLDISSYSVIKEYLYKQIDNNNIRTGDPALRKIPIKSTTIQSSKGLAADIVFITHFDDRYFIKDTNVTDQDICNFLVAITRTRNKLFLISSLKEEPTFLKWLNKDRYEKVTD
- a CDS encoding caspase family protein, whose protein sequence is MKIAIVVGISEHDNVSYNLTAPQNDVDYIYEALHETGNYEELLKISEKLSSVKLKERITDFIEKFKEQDIEEVFFYFSGHGNFDGKEFHFILSDYKDTQPKQTSLENSELDSWLKSTNPQLVIKVVDACNAGVQYVKDPQAFKKYIDDSNKKFNNCYFMFSSLSNQSSVASDKISLFTSSFLHSLTTNANAIIRYKDIIDYISDDFENNTYQTPYFLVQATNTEKFGAVSEAYRKKVDDFMADKVKNDDIKDDEKETTPDILDFVKKEAAKYCTEDELISRLEHIKNQIIDYKLNSELSNLYDIKSTFLEEYGSFFKGLNQIGDWLEENDAKYFAEVKREQEAYYIADPFDAMTALTGGERRKIKKYREVIVGIEITQEVPYKAIEIIGYPKYENLEYNGLLLLFVFSKTKIRFFYSFISFKQLNWNEKRIKGETKWKTLECDLKDIETVSNEINNILGMYQKFILDPLENRFRDDVN
- a CDS encoding GNAT family N-acetyltransferase, whose product is MIREYHETDLKYVIEVWHSSVLIAHNFLTEEFIRIEQNNLIDVYIPNTKTFVYLYDNIVVGFISLIGNEVGGLFVSPLYQRKNIGKLLIEYSEKLVGKLEVEVFDKNIIGKSFYYKNNFLLIKESIHKETSEKVLRLRQK
- a CDS encoding T9SS type A sorting domain-containing protein — translated: MKKILMILSILFSISLIEKVNACSCEWIGPFFTVAKGTHLVVLVKIKNYGSFSGNMPMSMEVEVIELIKGDDTRKIIKVWGDTGILCRPYLSRFQSDSIWVLSLFKSRSEGYSRHPEEKEGDYNISGCGEYYMKVKNDTVIGLIENVNYNDLPQYMNLTNFIASAKQILTSVKKELPYSFELSQNYPNPFNPTTNISYSIKEEDFVKLNIYNTLGEEVAVLVNERQKRGKYSVTYTAHNISSGFYIYRIIVGNSYSSVKKMMYLK